AGGTGAAAAAATGATGGTCGTGTTTTGCTCCATTTCAGGAAGTCTTACTGATGGTGGAGCTGATGCTGAAAGCTGTGGAAACTCGACCAAAGAGAATTTGGAGTGCTGTGATAGTCAAAAATCGTGTGAAGAGTTGAGAGTCTCAAAGTGTCCAGGTGATTAATAATTGGAATAGTAATTGGTAGATAATTTATACCACACCTAAAcgtgatcagttttatttcTTGTCTTCATAATTGAAGATGATGATTTACTATCATTCCAATGAAGAAGGCTTCAACGTTTCACATAGATACTGGCATTATGAATTggatataaacatattgtactTAGCCTACAAAATCATTATATTGTAGTATACTAATTatccaaacaaaaaatatccaGGAGCCCACACTATTTATCCATCCAAACAGTCATCCATATGTCCTCATTTGGAGAAAGTACGCAGTTAAGTGCATACTTTCTCTTCTCCAAATGAGGACATATGGATGCAATacctagtacatgtatatacggaTATATAAACAGGGACCTGTAGCGAATTACTGGCCTTAAATACTGAAGGACGTTAATTTGCTACCGGTGAGTATATATGTCGTATTTGGCTTACATGAAATGTATTTTGACTTGATTTGATTTGGATCTTTTACactacagttgtatatatatcgttcATGCATATATTATTATTCAGGTTGTAGTGTATGGCTTAACTCGCCATCAAACGACAAACGAATGTTGATGAACAGTAGAACTTTCAATTTGCTGTTGGAAACCAGCTTGTACACATGTGAGAATCACAAAGCTATCAGAGACTGTGAAAGGAAATTCATCCAGAAGATCAGAAAAAACTCTAAACGTTACAGTAAACGAAGGCCGCTACCCTCCATTTCAACAATCCATACAGCTTTACAACCCACTAAGAAAACCATGTCGGTGTATGACTTCATGTCTACTGAATCGGATAGCGACGGCAGGGTATGTACctttataaaatgatattgccatgaaataaaacaaaaaccgtGTTCCAGAACTAACTTTGAGTATGGGCGGAGTCAACTACAGTATCTGTTACCTACCCTCTTCACGCTTTGTGGCACATAAGGCCTTGGCAAAGCTCTTCCATCCCTCTCGATCTGTATCTGCTGTCGTTATCCTCACTTCGTTCCAAGATCTCCATCACGCTTCTCTTTCTTTCTCCATCGATTGCCTTCGTCTTTAATCGTCCTCTTTTCTGTTTCTCTTCTGGGGCCCTATGTCATGGCATATTTCAGTCGTTATTCTTCTCTTGACACATAATGTGTCCTATCATCTTACTCTACATATGCCACAATTCATCTTCTCGCTTAACGGTCTCATATGTGCTCTTCTTATAGTTCCTTCGTCCTCCCATGATCTTGCCCTTATATGTTTAAAATTCTTTTGAGACATTTGGAAAAACTCCAACCATCTTTTCATCTCCTAACCATATAGTAAGACTTGTATTAAAGTCTCAATTTTGTTCTCGAAATGCTATTcagccctatatatatatactgctgcCTTCTTTGCATATCGTCGTTCCTAAGGACATTCTTCTACGTTCTCAATTTCTTGTCATGATTTGATATTATATTCTTTTCGTGCATTTATCCACATCGCTGAAGTTTTCTCCATGTTAATGTTAAGTCCCACTTTTCTTCTCCACACCTAATCTTGTTGCTTTATACTGTATTTGATGTTTGAGAAGAATAGGAATGTTCTCAGCATTGTCAATTATTGCTTTCCTCATCTTCCAATCCACAACATTAGAAatataaatactgatatattGCAACCATGTTTTTGATGTTGAATCCACTTTCCTACTCTTGGTCTTCTACAGTATATTCCAACTCATCTTAGAAGTATTTTACTATTCGTATAATTGTGCACGGTATTTAATATGAATCATTGGCTTTCATGGTTGATGGAATCGAAAGCCTTTTTGAGtatataaagtttatatatatgttcctTGTTATCAAATCCTCCTCTTATCAGGTAAATAATTATCCTTCCCAGTAGATTTACCATTACAGAAAGGGGCATGATTCCTTTAGGATTTTTACATTCCTTGATATTTCCGTGGCCAGCTTGATGATAAATATTGGATTTTCTCTTTCCAAATATTCTAGCAGCTCGTGTATCGTGGTCCCTGAAAACATCATATCTGCCTTAAGCAACTCTGCAGTGACAGCATTGGTTCCCGGTGTCTTTCCATTCCTTAACGTCTTGGTGGTGATATGCACTTCTTTGTATTGTTGACGGAGGTATCATCACGTCATCTAAATCTACTTCAACTGTGTCCATTGCAGGATTATCCGGTTCCTCTCTATAAatctttgaagttttttttGATAGTATTTCTGTTCCTTTCGCTGCTATTCTTACCAACTGGTTTTTGTGTGTCATATACTGTCTTCATATGTTACCGCTTTTCCTGTATCAATGTTTTCGATccatttcttcttttttcctttcattttttttaaacctttatGTCTTTATCCTTTTACTTCTTAACTGTTCATTGACTCTCTGAGCGTGTGCAGGTTAGGAGTTCTCtgttgatttcatttatttcatttactaTCTTTGACGAAGCTTCACTTATTCATGTATTCCTTTTCCGTGTTGTAATCAACAAACACTGCTTTTTCCGTAATGTCTTCTTAATCTCTTGAATTATTCACAGTTCCAGCTCAGCATTCTTCAATGTCCGAAACCTTTTCCGTAATGTCTTCTTAATCTCTTGAATTATTCCCAGTTCCAGCTCATCATTCTTCAATGTCCGAAACCTGTTCTTCACATATTTAAACTTCTCAATATCAAACTTGACTCTTTCACATCTCTTCTCAATCGCTTCTTCTCCGTTTGACTGCTTTGCATACTAAACAATGATCACTTCCAATGTCTGTTGATCTTAACACTAGTATCCTTCACTGAACATAGTCTATTTGATTCCTGATGGCTCCATTCGGCAAGATTTATGCTTTCTGATAAATGTCTTTATATGGGAATACTCTTCCTGTTATAATTTATTCGTTAAGGTTACGTTAAGGTTACACATCTTGCAAAGCCTTTCACTGTTGTCGTTCCTTCTTcccataactcttttaaaatgcTTGTTGGTATTTTGCATTCATATCTTCAGTGATGATTAACATGGCATGCCTATTCCTTCTTCGAAGTACATATTGCAGCCTCGTGTAAAACCAATCCTTTGCTTGAACGTCTGGTCTTCTGTCGGTACTTAATATATGCAGGACTGTTAACTCACTATATTTAGAATAGAACTTTGAAATGTGCGGGTGTGCACATTTGCAGAGAGCAAAAGACAATACTTGTACATTGGTACTAGAAATTTCAATTTACTTACATGATTTTCTAATAGCTTCAATTCTTCACAAAGAAAATTATCTTTTTCGTTAAATGTTTGAATAAACGTTATGATGTGCtactatatatttattatagttACATTATGCAATATAAACCCATTTTAACACAATTTTTCACcataaacaatacaacacaGTTACTTTATTATGTGTAGGTTACACCTCCACGATCCACAAACTCCTGTAAGTACAACCTTGCAGCTTTAAAGGACGTCATCTCACGTCGTAGTAGGATTCCATATACGGAGGAAGAAGTGGACAACATCATGAAGGGTGTGGAACAGTTTGGCACCCGTTGGAACCAGATCCTTGTCACTTTCAATTTCCATCACTCAAGAACAGCTACTGACCTCAAAGACAAATACAAAAGATTGCTGGTGAGGACAGAAAATACTTTGGCAATGTTTAATGTTTGTAATTGAAATTAGGAAGTGTCtctttaattttgatattgaacTAATATGTTACATCTCATATAGTTGAGGTCATTAAATgtgcaggtttttttttttattatttattattccCTCAATAAGAGGTCGA
The window above is part of the Pecten maximus unplaced genomic scaffold, xPecMax1.1, whole genome shotgun sequence genome. Proteins encoded here:
- the LOC117319905 gene encoding telomere repeats-binding bouquet formation protein 1-like, yielding MLMNSRTFNLLLETSLYTCENHKAIRDCERKFIQKIRKNSKRYSKRRPLPSISTIHTALQPTKKTMSVYDFMSTESDSDGRVTPPRSTNSCKYNLAALKDVISRRSRIPYTEEEVDNIMKGVEQFGTRWNQILVTFNFHHSRTATDLKDKYKRLLASQSDIPEKNESICRQQGPKEKRQQTVFNV